A genomic region of Nitrosopumilaceae archaeon contains the following coding sequences:
- the fen gene encoding flap endonuclease-1, with the protein MGLDLKALCHREKTNLESFSSKVVAIDAYNAIYQFLSIIRGPEGLPLTDARGRITSHITGLFYRNINFLSLGIKPVYVFDGRPPSLKSAEIERRKQIKKDATIKFEKALTEGKYDEAKKYAQQTSVLKDDMVEDSKHLLGLFGIPYIQAPSEGEATAASLTMTGQAYASASQDFDSLLFGAKKLVRNFSNSGKRKLPNRNTTIEIEPEIIDLQKTLADLGLSREQLVDVGILIGTDFNPNGFERIGPKTALKAIKEHGKLELVPQIQEKLEEINYNQIREIFLHPKIATVNEIKFGESDFQGIINYLSSERSFSRDRVETSINRLKKSIEKKSHTLEQWFK; encoded by the coding sequence ATGGGTCTAGATCTCAAGGCGCTTTGTCACAGGGAAAAAACAAACCTGGAATCATTTTCATCCAAAGTTGTTGCTATTGATGCGTATAATGCAATTTACCAGTTTCTATCCATAATACGTGGACCTGAGGGACTGCCATTAACTGATGCAAGAGGAAGAATCACCAGTCACATAACAGGACTATTTTATAGAAATATTAATTTTCTATCTCTTGGTATAAAACCAGTTTATGTTTTTGATGGAAGACCGCCATCGCTAAAGTCTGCAGAAATTGAAAGACGAAAGCAGATAAAAAAAGACGCAACAATCAAGTTTGAAAAGGCACTCACAGAAGGAAAGTATGATGAGGCAAAAAAATACGCCCAGCAGACATCCGTACTAAAAGATGACATGGTAGAAGACTCTAAACATCTTTTGGGATTATTTGGCATTCCATATATCCAGGCGCCATCTGAAGGTGAGGCAACTGCCGCTAGTCTCACCATGACAGGACAGGCATACGCATCTGCAAGCCAAGACTTTGATTCTTTATTATTTGGAGCAAAAAAACTAGTTAGAAACTTTTCAAATAGCGGCAAAAGAAAGTTGCCAAACCGAAATACCACAATTGAGATTGAACCTGAGATAATTGATCTTCAAAAAACACTAGCAGATCTTGGTCTGTCAAGAGAGCAACTAGTTGATGTGGGAATTTTAATTGGTACTGATTTTAATCCAAATGGTTTTGAGAGAATAGGGCCAAAGACTGCACTTAAGGCAATAAAGGAACATGGCAAGCTGGAACTAGTCCCGCAAATCCAGGAAAAGCTAGAGGAGATAAATTACAATCAAATCAGAGAGATATTTTTGCATCCCAAAATTGCTACTGTAAATGAGATAAAATTTGGAGAATCTGATTTTCAAGGAATCATAAACTATCTTTCTTCTGAGCGAAGCTTTTCTCGCGATAGAGTAGAGACATCAATTAACAGGTTAAAAAAATCAATAGAGAAAAAAAGTCACACCCTAGAGCAGTGGTTCAAGTAG
- a CDS encoding helix-turn-helix domain-containing protein → MTRTKSVSMEAVAPGIFNSEPGTALYEQKSQLDKIKTELLKFGLTHNQAKVYIYLGKYGAKTAPEVCNSLELPRTETYHILNTLQNLGVVTSECCQPTKFDALPLSKVIRTLVNSEKERVNTLLQNEKELVETWNKIPSFAVETNETKMDKLQMLQGAPQIHNKIKDMISRAKEEVVMLCSPRDFSRFYHADLVELLVKSPAFERVIISPSQTMPEITEVSRERIRILPTGKKDNLCFVIKDFDEALLFLRNANHPSHNVFAVWSNSGSMIDSLRALFDYSWEQSEITY, encoded by the coding sequence ATGACTAGAACAAAATCAGTCTCAATGGAAGCTGTCGCACCAGGAATATTCAACTCTGAACCCGGCACCGCATTATACGAACAAAAAAGTCAATTAGATAAAATAAAAACAGAGCTCTTAAAATTTGGATTAACTCATAATCAGGCCAAAGTCTACATTTATCTAGGAAAGTATGGCGCAAAGACTGCTCCCGAAGTTTGCAACTCACTAGAACTACCACGTACTGAAACTTATCATATTTTAAATACATTACAAAATTTGGGAGTGGTAACATCAGAATGCTGCCAGCCTACAAAGTTTGATGCCCTACCACTATCCAAAGTAATTAGAACACTGGTAAATTCTGAAAAAGAACGAGTAAACACACTATTACAAAATGAAAAAGAACTAGTAGAAACATGGAACAAGATTCCATCATTTGCCGTAGAGACAAACGAAACAAAAATGGACAAGCTGCAAATGCTCCAGGGTGCTCCTCAAATTCACAATAAAATAAAGGACATGATCTCTCGCGCCAAAGAAGAGGTGGTCATGCTTTGTTCACCAAGAGATTTTTCAAGATTTTATCATGCAGATCTTGTGGAATTACTTGTAAAGTCTCCTGCATTTGAGAGAGTAATCATTTCACCATCTCAAACCATGCCTGAAATTACTGAAGTAAGCAGAGAGAGAATCAGAATTTTGCCAACTGGAAAAAAAGACAATCTGTGTTTTGTTATCAAAGATTTTGATGAGGCACTATTATTCTTAAGAAACGCCAATCATCCCTCACACAATGTCTTTGCGGTATGGTCAAACTCTGGTTCCATGATAGATTCCTTACGAGCACTGTTTGATTACTCCTGGGAACAGTCAGAAATCACATACTAA
- a CDS encoding FAD-dependent thymidylate synthase: protein MSEFSSSEKEILSKHFSNTEDSVFAIITPRQVDRGALMSRYSRSDKSMRKIFLNEFLQNENRGEEFYNRVLLEYGDDSVAELGEAQIAIEGLSNIAVKKIEDRRIGLSYLEKSSRYVSWDKKINGEYKFFREPDIMNSKFADRYLESCNLDFEIYSKNIQPMISFIQEREPINNQKFKNNAGDEVSFTRLSSDDEIKSATRIYNATIKAKALDSLRGILPASTLTNVGITGNGRAFEYLLTILFSSALEEERTLASKIHQELDTTIKSFVKRADDKYGKALQKYLNELKTTAINLNKKHIKPKRNGGFSVNLVDFESSKKAEEKIISAILYEQAQGISYHDILYQVKKLSPAARKKIIQTFANLRQNRRHRPPRAFEMTEYTFDFLTNFGMFRDLHRHRVLTLERQLLTTNHGFCIPDEIIALGIKKDFEDCMYKSKQVFDAMHFKMPEQAQYVVNFAYNYPFFMRLNLREATHLIELRTVPQGHQDYRKVAQNMFKLIKKTHPSLCGIIKFVDMNQYKLERLEAEKKIEEKRKKLE, encoded by the coding sequence ATGTCGGAATTTTCCAGTTCTGAAAAAGAAATTTTATCAAAGCATTTTTCAAACACAGAGGATTCTGTCTTTGCAATCATAACACCAAGACAAGTTGATCGCGGAGCACTAATGTCAAGATACAGCAGGTCGGATAAGAGCATGCGAAAAATTTTTCTTAATGAATTTTTACAAAACGAAAACCGCGGTGAAGAATTTTACAATCGTGTCTTACTTGAATATGGTGATGATTCAGTAGCCGAGCTTGGTGAAGCACAAATTGCAATCGAAGGTCTCTCCAACATTGCAGTAAAAAAAATTGAAGACCGTAGAATTGGTTTATCATATCTTGAAAAATCTTCTCGCTATGTATCCTGGGATAAAAAAATAAACGGCGAGTACAAATTTTTTAGAGAACCTGATATAATGAATTCTAAATTTGCTGACAGATATTTGGAATCATGTAATCTTGATTTTGAAATTTATTCAAAAAATATACAGCCAATGATCTCTTTTATCCAGGAAAGAGAACCAATCAACAATCAAAAATTTAAAAACAATGCAGGAGATGAGGTTTCCTTTACACGCCTCTCAAGTGATGATGAGATAAAATCAGCCACAAGAATTTACAATGCCACAATAAAGGCAAAGGCACTAGACTCACTACGAGGCATCTTGCCTGCATCCACTCTAACTAATGTTGGAATAACAGGAAACGGCAGGGCATTCGAGTATTTACTCACAATACTATTTAGTTCAGCACTAGAAGAGGAGAGAACACTAGCCTCAAAGATACACCAGGAGCTTGACACTACCATCAAGTCATTTGTGAAAAGAGCCGATGACAAATATGGCAAGGCATTGCAAAAATATCTAAATGAATTAAAAACAACTGCCATTAATCTAAATAAAAAGCACATCAAACCAAAAAGAAATGGTGGTTTTTCAGTCAACCTCGTTGATTTTGAATCATCCAAAAAGGCAGAAGAGAAGATAATTTCTGCCATACTGTATGAGCAGGCGCAAGGAATTTCATACCATGACATTCTTTACCAAGTAAAGAAGCTAAGTCCTGCAGCAAGAAAAAAAATCATCCAGACATTTGCCAACCTTAGACAAAATAGAAGACACAGGCCTCCCCGTGCATTTGAAATGACAGAGTATACTTTTGATTTTTTAACAAACTTTGGAATGTTTCGTGATCTTCACAGGCATCGAGTGCTAACATTAGAAAGACAACTACTAACAACAAATCATGGATTTTGTATTCCAGATGAAATAATAGCACTTGGAATCAAAAAAGATTTTGAAGACTGTATGTACAAATCAAAACAAGTCTTTGATGCAATGCATTTCAAAATGCCAGAGCAAGCACAGTATGTTGTAAACTTTGCATACAACTATCCATTTTTTATGCGATTAAATCTAAGGGAGGCAACTCATCTAATTGAGCTTAGAACCGTACCACAGGGTCACCAAGATTACAGGAAGGTTGCCCAGAACATGTTCAAGTTGATAAAAAAGACACACCCAAGTCTTTGTGGAATAATCAAGTTTGTTGATATGAACCAGTACAAGCTAGAGCGCCTAGAAGCGGAGAAAAAAATAGAAGAGAAACGCAAAAAACTAGAATAA
- a CDS encoding CdvA-like protein, whose translation MSKEEIEFIGKQVKDMYGTFIGKVVGTITDIDGSVQTVGVDCGSEGLRQIPFEQLVVQGAFVIFIPRWRLEAQRLLREKGLTLRRIRALIDIVSDNDDMKEDAELIHEKYKMKLLTLDESEKQIKEKLDHRLSELDSQLKSIRMLVFDAKLQYKSNEISDAKYESVKTQTVEIIEHIEHEKAEIVNIQHRISDLSVENVERTENPKEQLHSAAVSYLGKVESNPITEPTKPVAPTPGQAITNTTPPTQSPKPVAVGADGAEDSQDSDWLSRMSSQ comes from the coding sequence ATGAGCAAAGAAGAGATCGAGTTTATCGGCAAGCAAGTCAAGGACATGTACGGCACTTTTATCGGCAAGGTTGTCGGAACCATAACTGATATTGACGGAAGTGTACAAACCGTTGGTGTTGATTGTGGCTCTGAAGGACTCAGGCAGATACCGTTTGAACAACTAGTAGTACAAGGTGCTTTTGTAATTTTCATCCCTAGGTGGAGATTAGAAGCTCAAAGATTGTTACGTGAAAAGGGTCTCACATTGCGCCGAATACGAGCTTTGATAGACATCGTATCTGATAATGACGACATGAAGGAGGATGCAGAGCTCATCCACGAAAAATACAAGATGAAACTTTTAACTCTAGATGAATCTGAAAAACAGATCAAAGAAAAATTAGATCACAGACTCTCAGAGTTGGATAGCCAACTCAAGTCAATCAGAATGCTTGTGTTTGATGCCAAGTTGCAATACAAGAGCAACGAGATCTCAGATGCAAAGTATGAATCTGTAAAGACACAGACTGTAGAGATAATAGAACACATAGAGCATGAAAAGGCAGAAATTGTAAACATTCAACACAGAATATCAGACCTTTCCGTGGAAAATGTGGAGCGTACCGAAAACCCAAAGGAACAACTTCATTCAGCCGCCGTTTCGTATTTGGGTAAAGTAGAAAGCAACCCGATTACAGAGCCAACCAAACCTGTAGCACCAACACCTGGCCAGGCGATTACTAATACAACTCCCCCCACTCAATCGCCAAAGCCTGTTGCCGTTGGAGCCGACGGTGCAGAAGATTCTCAAGATTCAGATTGGCTTAGTAGAATGTCATCCCAATAA
- the acs gene encoding acetate--CoA ligase: MLIDYLIGLGNSDSNTRKRADNDFITFWAEQAKNLHWFEMWNHTLQWNAPFGRWFVGGKLNASYNTLDVMVQKNATKTALLWEGENGESRKITYHDLWIEVSRFSNVLKSLGVKKGDRITIYLPMVPELLISMLACARIGAIHSVIFSGFSAKSIKDRVEDSGSKIVITADGSFRRGSIIKLKEIIDEAISGLDFVQNVIVLERAKIPITISPKDKKWSDLMKTASQNCEPEKLESTHPLYILYTSGTTGRPKGVLHGTGGYLTHLYSTFKWIFDIKDSDVYFCTADIGWVTGHSYVVYGPLLHGATQVMYEGAPDFPTHARMWEIIQKYKVTIFYTTPTALRMFMKFGDEIPNSYDLSSLRLLGTVGEPINPEVWKWYYDVIGKKKCPIVDTWWQTETGGAMISPVPGLETVPLRPGSAARPIPGVDIAVVDESGNEVAPETKGYLVVRKPWPGMLLTLWNDDEKYNLVYWSKYKTSYYPGDYSIKDKDGYLWMLGRADDVLKVAGHRLGTAELESGFVSHKSVAESAVCGIPHDVKGEAIIAFIVLRDGYSGSESLRNEITLHIRNVIGPIASPEQLYFVTRLPKTRSGKIMRRLLKAIARGDEIGDISTLENEAAVSEVQAAFDEVKQSIQNTR, from the coding sequence ATATTGATTGATTATTTGATTGGTCTTGGAAACAGCGATTCAAATACAAGAAAAAGAGCAGACAACGATTTTATAACATTCTGGGCAGAGCAGGCAAAAAACCTCCACTGGTTTGAGATGTGGAATCACACCTTACAATGGAATGCCCCATTTGGAAGGTGGTTTGTAGGCGGCAAGCTCAATGCCTCATATAATACCCTTGATGTCATGGTACAAAAAAACGCAACAAAGACTGCGCTCTTGTGGGAAGGTGAGAATGGCGAGAGCCGTAAAATCACATATCATGATTTATGGATTGAAGTATCCAGGTTTTCAAATGTACTAAAATCACTTGGAGTAAAAAAAGGAGACAGAATAACAATCTATCTTCCAATGGTTCCAGAATTATTGATATCAATGCTTGCATGTGCAAGAATTGGTGCAATTCACTCTGTAATTTTTTCTGGATTTAGTGCAAAGTCAATTAAAGACAGAGTGGAAGATTCTGGCTCTAAAATTGTGATTACCGCAGATGGGAGTTTCAGGCGTGGTAGTATAATAAAACTAAAAGAAATAATAGATGAAGCAATCTCTGGTCTTGATTTTGTACAAAATGTCATAGTATTGGAGAGAGCAAAGATTCCAATAACCATATCACCAAAGGACAAAAAATGGTCTGATCTTATGAAGACTGCATCACAAAACTGTGAGCCAGAAAAACTGGAAAGCACACATCCATTATACATACTATACACTTCTGGAACAACAGGAAGACCAAAGGGTGTACTGCATGGCACTGGAGGATATCTTACTCATTTGTATTCTACATTCAAGTGGATCTTTGATATCAAGGACTCTGATGTTTATTTTTGCACAGCAGATATTGGATGGGTTACAGGACACAGCTATGTTGTATATGGCCCATTACTACATGGTGCAACCCAAGTAATGTATGAAGGAGCTCCTGATTTTCCAACACATGCAAGAATGTGGGAGATTATTCAAAAATATAAAGTAACAATATTTTACACAACACCAACTGCACTGCGCATGTTCATGAAGTTTGGTGATGAGATTCCAAACTCGTATGATCTTTCATCATTACGTCTCCTTGGAACAGTTGGAGAGCCAATCAATCCAGAGGTTTGGAAGTGGTACTATGATGTGATAGGCAAAAAGAAATGTCCCATCGTTGATACCTGGTGGCAGACAGAGACTGGTGGTGCAATGATATCACCAGTGCCTGGATTAGAGACAGTTCCACTCAGACCAGGCTCTGCTGCAAGACCAATCCCAGGAGTTGACATTGCTGTAGTTGATGAATCAGGAAATGAGGTTGCCCCAGAAACCAAGGGATATCTTGTAGTTAGAAAACCATGGCCTGGAATGCTTTTGACATTGTGGAATGATGATGAAAAGTACAATCTAGTATATTGGTCTAAATATAAAACAAGTTACTATCCTGGTGATTATTCAATCAAGGACAAGGACGGATACTTGTGGATGCTAGGCAGAGCAGATGATGTTCTCAAAGTTGCAGGCCATAGACTAGGGACTGCAGAGCTTGAAAGTGGATTTGTATCGCATAAATCCGTCGCAGAATCTGCAGTATGTGGCATTCCACATGATGTAAAGGGAGAGGCAATAATTGCATTTATTGTACTACGAGATGGTTACTCTGGTAGTGAATCTCTAAGAAATGAGATCACACTTCACATAAGAAATGTCATAGGCCCAATTGCTTCACCTGAGCAGTTGTATTTTGTCACAAGACTCCCAAAAACACGTAGTGGAAAAATAATGCGAAGGCTGCTAAAAGCAATTGCAAGGGGAGATGAGATTGGAGATATCAGCACACTAGAAAATGAAGCTGCAGTAAGTGAAGTGCAGGCAGCCTTTGATGAAGTAAAACAATCCATTCAAAATACTAGATAG
- a CDS encoding DUF192 domain-containing protein, whose protein sequence is MASRAQVLIPIVIAAVIIGVVGVLTIPSDSKLAETRFPMGTVKLDDVTLDVQVAETDAQKTRGLMFQKQLSYDQGMIFVFNYEQIVPIWMLNMQFPLDIIWFDTSGNIVHIAKNVAPCQSAIETATCTVDNGGGKNAKYVLEVTAGFVDKFNITEKSKLQIISI, encoded by the coding sequence GTGGCATCAAGAGCCCAAGTTCTAATACCCATAGTAATTGCTGCAGTCATAATAGGAGTTGTTGGAGTATTAACAATACCATCTGATTCCAAGCTTGCTGAAACCAGATTCCCAATGGGAACGGTAAAGCTTGACGATGTCACTTTGGATGTACAGGTAGCTGAAACTGATGCACAAAAGACACGTGGCTTGATGTTTCAAAAACAGCTTTCATATGATCAAGGAATGATCTTTGTATTTAATTATGAGCAGATAGTGCCCATATGGATGTTAAACATGCAGTTTCCATTGGACATAATTTGGTTTGATACATCTGGAAATATAGTACATATAGCAAAAAACGTAGCTCCTTGCCAATCTGCAATTGAGACAGCAACTTGCACGGTTGATAATGGCGGTGGAAAAAATGCCAAATATGTTTTAGAAGTTACTGCAGGCTTTGTTGACAAGTTTAACATTACAGAAAAATCCAAGCTTCAGATAATTTCTATCTAG
- a CDS encoding iron dependent repressor, metal binding and dimerization domain protein codes for MKEKRAERLESIKEAHKSAKADSSSRMEDYLEVISELVELKGYANTLDISRYMNVSAPSVTKMLQRLDENGYLEYEKYRGINLTLKGNTVAATIRQKHGILLEFFKLLGIDHAAANKDAEGIEHHLNPKTIKQLRKFITYLKANPKVLSNFE; via the coding sequence ATGAAGGAAAAACGCGCTGAAAGACTTGAATCTATAAAGGAGGCTCACAAGTCAGCCAAGGCAGATTCCAGTTCACGAATGGAGGATTATCTAGAGGTGATATCAGAACTAGTAGAGCTAAAGGGATATGCAAATACTCTTGATATCTCAAGATACATGAATGTCAGCGCACCTTCTGTGACAAAGATGCTGCAAAGACTAGATGAGAATGGATATCTGGAATATGAAAAATATCGCGGAATCAATCTGACTTTAAAAGGTAATACAGTTGCAGCCACAATACGACAAAAGCATGGAATACTATTAGAGTTCTTTAAATTACTTGGAATTGATCATGCTGCAGCAAATAAAGACGCAGAAGGAATAGAGCACCACCTTAATCCAAAAACCATAAAGCAACTGCGAAAATTCATCACATATCTAAAAGCAAATCCCAAGGTTCTTAGTAATTTTGAGTGA
- a CDS encoding PINc/VapC family ATPase gives MEKIVVDTSIIINGEITKLIESGSLNNCEIIIPVAVLDELQSQASQSKEDGFVGLGEIKKIREISGKNNITLKFEGERPSADDIKLASRGRIDAIIKDIAKKYDAIFYTADHVQSLVAQAEGIKTRYSKPDIKTTGLEFEKFFDEQTMSVHLKEGTKPMAKRGKPGAFTLVDLEDIVLTKDYLSEITAEILEASRVAKSGQVEISKPGALVIQYKDYRTTITHPPFSNSYEITITHPIIKLSLEQYTISEKLMTRFSDKAEGILISGSPGSGKSTFASSLADFYSKKGKIVKTLESPRDLQVNEKITQYTLLDGSFENSADILLLVRPDYTIFDEVRRFQDFRVFADLRLAGVGMVGVVHANAPLDAIQRFIGKVELGMIPHILDTVVFVKAGNIVQVYELEFKVKVPSGMTEQDLARPVIEVRNFENHDLEYEIYTYGEENIVIPISKEAKSGGIERLAESKIRETIRRFDPNAEIEILSNNSIRVQVDKEVMPSIIGRGGITINELEKTLGVHIDVESKEESSFERGESFEMSESGNNLILEVDPSKTGMSADIYVKDKLVTSSYVGKNGRIIISKKSDSGKRIMKAAMSKHDLRIIV, from the coding sequence ATGGAAAAGATCGTAGTTGACACCAGCATCATCATAAATGGTGAGATTACAAAGTTAATTGAATCAGGCAGTCTAAATAATTGTGAGATAATAATTCCAGTTGCAGTACTTGATGAGCTCCAATCACAAGCATCACAAAGTAAAGAGGATGGATTTGTTGGGTTGGGAGAGATAAAAAAAATTCGTGAGATATCTGGAAAAAATAACATTACTTTGAAATTTGAAGGAGAAAGGCCAAGCGCAGATGACATTAAACTTGCAAGCCGTGGAAGAATAGACGCAATAATTAAAGATATTGCAAAAAAATATGATGCCATATTTTATACTGCAGACCATGTTCAATCACTAGTTGCCCAAGCAGAAGGCATTAAAACCAGATATTCAAAGCCTGATATCAAGACAACAGGTTTAGAGTTTGAAAAATTTTTTGATGAGCAGACAATGAGTGTCCACCTAAAAGAGGGAACAAAACCCATGGCAAAACGAGGAAAGCCTGGGGCATTTACACTAGTAGATTTGGAGGATATAGTCCTTACAAAAGACTATCTTAGTGAAATAACAGCAGAGATTCTTGAAGCATCAAGGGTTGCCAAGTCAGGACAAGTAGAGATATCAAAGCCAGGAGCACTGGTAATCCAGTACAAAGATTATAGAACAACAATAACACATCCCCCTTTTTCAAATAGTTATGAGATCACCATAACACATCCAATAATAAAATTATCTCTGGAACAATACACCATATCTGAAAAATTAATGACTAGATTTTCAGATAAAGCAGAGGGCATACTTATTTCTGGCTCTCCAGGTTCTGGAAAAAGTACATTTGCCTCTAGTCTTGCTGATTTTTATTCTAAGAAAGGCAAGATAGTCAAGACTCTGGAATCTCCAAGAGACTTGCAGGTAAATGAAAAGATAACCCAGTATACTCTTCTTGATGGTAGTTTTGAAAATTCGGCAGATATCTTGCTTCTAGTAAGACCAGACTATACAATATTTGATGAGGTTAGAAGATTTCAAGACTTTAGAGTATTTGCTGATTTAAGGTTAGCAGGTGTTGGCATGGTGGGAGTTGTACATGCAAATGCACCACTAGATGCAATTCAGAGATTTATTGGAAAAGTTGAGCTTGGCATGATTCCTCACATACTAGATACAGTTGTATTTGTTAAAGCTGGAAACATTGTTCAAGTTTATGAATTAGAATTCAAAGTCAAAGTACCAAGTGGCATGACAGAGCAAGACTTGGCAAGACCAGTAATAGAGGTACGCAATTTTGAGAATCATGATTTAGAGTATGAGATCTATACATATGGTGAGGAGAACATTGTCATACCAATCTCAAAAGAGGCAAAAAGTGGAGGCATAGAAAGACTGGCAGAATCAAAAATAAGAGAGACAATACGCAGATTTGATCCTAATGCAGAAATTGAGATTCTATCAAATAATAGCATCAGAGTACAAGTTGACAAGGAAGTCATGCCATCAATAATTGGGCGTGGTGGTATAACAATAAATGAACTTGAAAAAACACTAGGAGTGCATATTGATGTAGAGTCAAAAGAGGAGAGTTCTTTTGAGAGAGGAGAGAGTTTTGAAATGTCTGAATCTGGAAACAATCTCATACTAGAAGTAGATCCTAGCAAGACTGGAATGTCTGCTGATATCTATGTAAAAGACAAACTTGTAACGTCATCATATGTTGGAAAAAATGGCAGGATAATTATCTCTAAAAAATCTGACAGTGGAAAAAGAATAATGAAGGCTGCAATGTCAAAACATGATCTCAGAATAATAGTATGA
- a CDS encoding response regulator yields the protein MSLQKKNILIIEDSIAVAGLIQNFLKKLDYQNIQICNSGRSGIQVFEELVRANKMPIVILDYSLPDMNANDIMSELFSIRPDTKIIIETANERTDDSIKDVLRHGAYQYIEKPIRFENIKNTMEILEEEDKSLEHTSPDDHKEIDSLLRTSRRISLARISEYTGKKSDEVLDYLKNLTNEGKAISIESIKEISCNMCNSVKIGQNFSCPSCGKTNFKQGKLIEHFKCGNVSVEDSYKNNICPKCHKEIKIIGVDYKTIENYYICSDCGEKFPEPVIEYMCIRCNNKFKLEQAKWITSEGFRSTNL from the coding sequence ATGTCTTTGCAAAAAAAGAATATTCTAATAATCGAAGACAGTATCGCTGTTGCAGGACTAATTCAGAATTTTCTTAAAAAACTTGATTATCAAAATATACAAATTTGTAATAGCGGCAGGTCTGGAATCCAAGTATTTGAGGAACTAGTACGAGCAAACAAGATGCCAATTGTCATACTTGATTATAGTCTTCCTGACATGAATGCCAATGATATAATGTCAGAGTTATTTAGTATTCGTCCTGACACCAAGATAATAATAGAGACTGCAAATGAGAGAACAGACGATTCCATCAAGGATGTTCTAAGACATGGCGCCTATCAATATATTGAAAAACCAATCAGATTTGAGAACATAAAAAATACCATGGAGATACTTGAGGAGGAAGATAAATCTCTCGAGCACACCTCTCCAGATGATCATAAGGAAATAGATTCTCTGCTTAGAACATCTCGAAGAATCAGCCTTGCTAGAATTTCTGAATATACTGGAAAAAAAAGCGATGAAGTTTTAGACTATTTAAAAAATCTAACAAATGAAGGCAAAGCCATATCAATTGAAAGTATAAAGGAAATTTCATGCAACATGTGTAATTCTGTAAAAATTGGACAAAATTTTTCTTGTCCGTCATGTGGCAAAACAAATTTCAAGCAAGGCAAGCTCATTGAACATTTTAAATGCGGAAATGTCTCAGTTGAGGATTCGTACAAAAACAATATCTGTCCAAAATGTCACAAGGAAATCAAAATAATTGGGGTTGATTACAAGACCATAGAGAATTACTATATCTGCTCTGACTGTGGTGAAAAGTTTCCAGAACCCGTAATTGAATACATGTGTATTAGGTGTAATAATAAATTCAAACTTGAACAGGCAAAATGGATAACAAGTGAAGGTTTTAGATCAACTAATTTGTGA
- a CDS encoding response regulator, producing MARVMIAEDSDATRLVLRDSLKIGHHEIVAEAVDGIDAIEKFNATNPDILLLDVAMPKKDGISTLREIISSNPDAKIIMLTADENFSTISQSSEAGAQAYIVKPFRFEDVLTAITMALN from the coding sequence ATGGCTCGAGTAATGATTGCAGAAGACTCTGATGCAACTAGACTAGTTTTAAGGGATTCACTCAAAATAGGCCATCATGAAATAGTAGCTGAAGCAGTTGATGGAATAGATGCAATAGAAAAATTTAATGCAACAAACCCAGACATACTATTACTAGATGTGGCAATGCCAAAAAAAGACGGCATATCAACACTCAGAGAAATAATCTCATCCAATCCTGATGCAAAAATTATTATGCTAACTGCAGACGAAAATTTTTCTACCATCTCTCAAAGTTCTGAGGCTGGTGCTCAGGCGTATATAGTAAAACCATTTCGTTTTGAGGATGTGCTAACTGCAATTACAATGGCACTTAATTAA
- a CDS encoding response regulator has product MARIMIADDSDAIRMVLRDILAIGHHELAAEAANGIETVERYNQTKPDLLLLDMAMPKKDGISALKDILVVSPNAKIIMITASDNINTMKECIEAGAMAYLLKPFDFEDVLKTITRVLGAND; this is encoded by the coding sequence ATGGCACGCATAATGATTGCTGATGATTCAGATGCAATTAGAATGGTATTAAGAGACATTTTAGCTATTGGACATCATGAGCTTGCAGCAGAAGCAGCAAATGGAATTGAAACAGTTGAAAGATACAATCAAACCAAGCCCGATTTACTGCTACTTGATATGGCAATGCCAAAAAAAGACGGCATTTCTGCATTAAAGGATATACTTGTTGTTAGCCCCAACGCCAAAATTATTATGATAACTGCTAGTGATAACATCAACACAATGAAAGAGTGTATCGAGGCTGGCGCAATGGCATATCTATTGAAGCCCTTTGATTTTGAAGATGTTCTAAAAACCATTACCAGGGTACTTGGTGCAAATGATTAA